tctcaaattgtttcgagaatgttaagaaaactttccataaaaaaaacacaagaaaactttagtaacgttcagagaacgttctaagaatgttatttaaaaacatatacgtTCCGTTCTCAGAATAAACAAAACTCTTTCTATCCTCTTATCTTATTGAGTGTGTTGGCCGCACcaactaattggccacacctgatcttaatgagtgcttgtttcctttgaaatggggtctgtttgaaaaGACAAAAATGTGAAAAAGATTGCCGTTCTAGTtcatcctggtggcgcagtggactaattctatagatagagaacagaagatcataggtttgaaCCTCACTGACGTTGTGCCACaatcaaaaataaatgtgtttgcatgtttaatgcctaagcaaatttacttccatgtgtcctatctatGCTTGGATTTCAAAACAGTTAACCCAAACTAAgttagcagtgttattaaaagttttacagaaacatgttctcagaacgttatttaATTACCATCAAATTACCTATAATTTCCcttctcagaacgttaataaaaTCTTCCAGGAAAACTCTCAGGAAACCATAGTAAAATGTTCTGAGAACCTCCCTGCAATATAAAAATTTACGTTCACAGAACAGGCAAaatgttcacttctgttctcaaAACATTTAGAAATCTTTGCGTTTTACCGGTCAGGGCTCAAGAAACTTATGGCTtcattcccagaaccaatgggaaatcaaaaacgtacattcccacaacttccaaggaaccaaatgtgctagctgggtggtCATTCACCAGATGCTTTCATCCTAAACAACTTACAGTATACAAATGTAGAGGGACCCAATAAGCTTACTTTTTCAGTATGTGGGGCCCATGTAGGAATCCAACCCACAAACTCTACCCGTAGTTCCCTTTCAGGAGTTATGTTCTCTCACACTTTTGTTTCCCCTCTTTCCCTttcccctctatctttctctctctctttattttccaTCTCTCCTTTAGAGAAGGCCGTCTCCAAGCCTGGCCGGCCGACACACATCTGCGCCACATGTAACAAGCAGTTTAAGAACAACTACAACCTCCGGCGCCATCAGTCGGTGCACACTGGCATCAAAATGAAGGACAGAgcagccagagagagggaggacgggagcaagggaggaggaggggggcggcaaacaatccctctctccctcctccacctctctctgccctctcatcctcctcccgcagaatccctcccccatccctccccacaTGGAAACCAGGAGGGCCAACCTGTTGCGGTGTCCATCGCCCCAGCGACCGTCACCATGGCTGCGCCCCAGGTGCTCcaagctgcagttgtggttgccGGGACAATGGTACAGGTTGGTTGGTGCCTGTTTTCTCATAATTATTGAAGAATCATTTGCTGCTCCCTATGccgttctcgctctctcctcgCCTACTTTATTGTGCAATGTAGCCTGAGTAGCTATACTTAACCAACAGCCAGCAATAGCCAACTGTCACTTTCTTCTCATCCAACGTAGAACCAGAACCAAGGGCCTCAACCCTAccccaaccctagccccaaccaggTGAGGAAGAACCATGCATGTGAGGCCTGTGGGAAGGCCTTCCGAGATGTGTACCACCTGAACCGCCACCGGCTTTCCCACTCGGACGAAAAGCCCTACCACTGCCCCATCTGCCAGCAGCGCTTCAAGAGGAAAGACCGCATGAGCTACCATGTACGCTCACACCAAGGAGGGGTGGAGAAACCTTACGTCTGCCCCCACTGCGCCAAGGGATTCTCACGGTGAGAAGGGGGATGactgggtggtggggggggggggttcaattgTGAAACAagtatacacacatgcacatacagtaccagtcaaaagtttggacacacctactcattccaggattttctttattttttctattttctacattgtagaataatagtgaagacatcaaaactatgaaataacacatatggaatcatgtagtcactaaaaaagtgttaaacaatatatttatatttgagattcttcaaagtagccaccctctgccttgttgacagctttgcacacttggcattctctcaaccgcttcatgaggtagtcacctggaaagcatttcaattaacaggtgtgcctcgtTAAAGGttaatttgagccaatcagctgtgttgtggtatacagaagatagccctatttggtaaaagaccaagtccatattatggcaggaaacaacagtccatcattactttaagacaggtcaatcaatccggaaaatttcaagaactttgaacatttcttcaagtgcagtcgcaaaaaccatcaaacgctatgataaactggctctcataaggaccgccacaggaaaggaagacccagagttacctctgctgcagagaatgagttcattagagttaccagcgtcagaaattgcagcccaaataaatgctttacagagttcaagtaacagacacatctcaacatcaactgttcagaggagactgcgtgaatcaggctttcatggtcgaattgctgcaaagaaagaaacattagaccagtggaaatctgtaatttggtctgatgagatttttggttccaaccgccgtgtctttgtgagatgcagagtaggtgaacggatgatctccgcatgtgtggttcccaccgtaaatcaaatcaaatgtatttatatagcccttcttacatcagctgatatatcaaagtgctgtacagaaacccagcctaaaacccaaaacagcaagcaatgcaggtgtagaagcatggtggctaggaaaaacttcctagaaaggccaaaacctaggaagaaacctagagaggaaccaggctatgaggggtggccagtcctcttctggctgtgccgggtggagattataacagaacatggccaagatgttaaaatgttcataaatgaccagcatggtcaaataataataatcacagtagttgtcgagggtgcaacaagtcagcacctcaggagtaaatgtcagttggcttttcacagccgatcattgagagtatctctaccgctcctgctgtctctagagagttgaaaacagcaggtctgggacaggtagcacgtccggtgaacaggtcagggttccatagccgcaggcagaacagttgaaactggagcagcagcacggccaggtggactggggacagcaaggagtcatcatgccaggtagtcctgaggcatggtcctagggctcaggtcctccgagagagagaaagaaagaaagagagaaagagagaattagagagagcatacttaaattcacacaggacaccggataagacaggagaaatactccagatataacagactgaccctagccccccgacacataaactattgcagcataaatactggaggctgagacaggaggggtcaggagacactgtggccccatatgatgatacccccggacagggccaaacaggtagGATATAACTCCactcactttgccaaagcacagcccccacatcactagagggatatcttcaaccaccaacttaccatcctgagacaaggccgagtatagcccacgaagatctccgccacggcacaacccaagggggggcgccaacccagacaggaagaccacgtcagtgactcaacccactcaagtgacgcacccctcctagggacggcatggaagagcaccagtaagccagtgactcagccactgtaatagggttagagacagagaatcccagtggagagaggggaaccggccaggcagagacagcaagagcggttcgttgctccagagcctttccattcaccttcacactcctgggccagactacactcaatcatatgacctactgaagagatgagtcttcagtaaagacttaaaggttgagaccaagtctgcgtctctcacatgggtaggcagaccgttccataaaaatggagctctataggagaaagccctgcctccagctgtttgcttagacattctagggacaattaggaggcctgcgtcttgtgaccgtagcgtacgtgtaggtatgtacggcaggaccaaatcggaaagataggtaggagcaagcccatgtaatgctttgtaggttagcagtaaaaccttgaaatcagcccttgtcttaacaggaagccagtgtagggaggctagcactggagtaatatgatcacatttttgggttctagtcaggattctagcagccgtatttagcactaactgaagtttatttagtgccttatccgggtagccggaaagtagagcattgcagtagtctaacctagaagtaacaaaagcatggaataATTTTTCtgtatcatttttggacagaaagtttctgatttttgcaatattatgtagatggaaaaaagctgtccttgaaacagtcttgatatgttcgtcaaaagagagaccagggtaaagcatggaggaggtgtgatggtgtgggggtgctttgctggtgacactgtctgtgatttatttagaattcaaggcacacttaaccagcatggctaccacagcattctgcagcgatacgccatcccatctggtttgcgcttagtgggactatcatttgttttttaacagaaccatgacccaaaacacacctccaggctgtgtaagggctatttaaccaagaaggagagtgatggagtgctgcatcagatgatctggcctctactatcacctgacctcaacccaattgagatggtttgggatgagttggactgcagaatgaaggaaaagcacccaacaagtgctcagcatatgtgggaactccttcaagactgttggaaaagcattcctggtgaagctggttgagagaataccaagagtgtgcaaagctgtcattaaggcaaagggtggctactttgtagaatctcatataaaatatatttagattttttgcttactacatgattccatatgtgttatttcatagttttgatgtcttcactattattctacaatgtagaaaatagtaaaaataaagaaaaacccttgaatgagtaggtgtgtccaaacttttgactggtactgtatatgtacatgcCCACATTTGTGAAATTAGTCTGGAGTTCTAATAGAATTCAGTTCTAACTGACGTCTGTAGTGTAAAGGTAGCTCTATCGACGAGAAATTACCGATAAGACACAGATAAGACACACGTGGGGTTTTAATCCTTTCTCCTGTCTGTTCCAGACCCGACCACCTCAACAGTCACGTCAGACAGGTGCACTCCACTGAGAGACCCTTCAAGTGCCCGGTAATCCTCTTCTTTCTAACTCACTTtaactctttcactctctctttttctactCTCTGCATGTATTATTGACCCCCGCAATGAATCTGTCTCGGTCCATTTGTCATAGTTAATAAGTCACTTGCGATATCTCAGATGGGTCTTGCCATAAAGATcagtcatttacaaaattacaatgATTGGCCAGATGGTGGCGCTATAACAAGCGATTAAAACTTTGAAAGGTCATGCCCCTCAACCTGTTTGACCTAAGGTCTTTACATTCGGTACATAGGTCCCGGCTCACAAGGAACACATTTTACTCAGGGACGCATAAGGTCCGTCATGATGGATTTTACGCTATTTTGGATTTTGTGAAAAACACTACTACTCTGGCACTGAATGACCGATCTGCACGAAACTGCATCATTCGTGGGGGACAACATTTTAACTCTTGCCTTGTTCTTTCTCCCTATTTTCAAACTTGTTTCCTGTCGTATGTCCCTTGCTTCTCTGTATACACTGTATGAATTTTTAGAGGCAATTTAATGACATTGACTTGCCTAGCTTCTAAAATATAATGGCGAAGAAAAATGTCAAAATGTCCAAGATTCAAcaatgatttgtgtgtgtgtgcgggcgcgTGTGCTACACAGACCTGCACGTCTGCCTTCGCCACTCGGGACCGTCTCCGTGCCCACCTGATTCGACATGAGGAGAAGGTGCCGTGTCACATCTGTGGCAAGCTCCTCTCTGCCGCCTACATCACCGATCATATGAGGGTCC
The sequence above is a segment of the Salvelinus alpinus chromosome 1, SLU_Salpinus.1, whole genome shotgun sequence genome. Coding sequences within it:
- the LOC139581613 gene encoding myc-associated zinc finger protein-like, which gives rise to MDSSWSNFLFQTPPSQTQSETALRSELLPDMTGSAQNPPTEHIAPPPSTVDTAALNEEPLPEKAVSKPGRPTHICATCNKQFKNNYNLRRHQSVHTGIKMKDRAAREREDGSKGGGGGRQTIPLSLLHLSLPSHPPPAESLPHPSPHGNQEGQPVAVSIAPATVTMAAPQVLQAAVVVAGTMVQNQNQGPQPYPNPSPNQVRKNHACEACGKAFRDVYHLNRHRLSHSDEKPYHCPICQQRFKRKDRMSYHVRSHQGGVEKPYVCPHCAKGFSRPDHLNSHVRQVHSTERPFKCPTCTSAFATRDRLRAHLIRHEEKVPCHICGKLLSAAYITDHMRVHNQSQHHACHLCNRSFTTLTYLRVHAQKHHGQEWKESGGTRGMFGGAGAGGVLLCQLCGVQCKTPTQLQGHMGTHAVTQVQGAPSPSSSPAGTGTMAVAVSLSGSSTVGLLVTDCSSIATQPLS